Within the Dolichospermum compactum NIES-806 genome, the region TTTGCCGGCGTTGACAAGTTCTCTTAATGTTTTTGGTATTTCGTCCCCTGTAAGTTCGTGTAAGCCTAAAATATGACCATAAAAATGGCGAGATGCTGCCATATTTTCGACGTTAAAAGCGATATGATGAACCTTGCGGAGGTAGCCAGTGGGAATATTTTTTTGAGAAATCATCATCCCGAAATTTAGAATCTATGGATTTAAAATTATTTGCAAATCGAGAATAAAGCCCGGTAAAATATCTTCACCAGAAAGTTTTGGTGGGTTGTCAAAATCAAATTTCAATGACCAACCTGTTTTAGTTAGAATATTAACTGCATCATACAGTAGTTTACTACGTCCTAAAGCTGGATCAGAAAGAGGAATATCTTTAACATAATGAAAAATAGCTTCCCAAGCATAATCTTATATTGACCCAATAGCTGGGGATGCAATAGTAGCAATAATAGCTTGTTTTAGCCTCTCAATCTCATTTTCTGTCAACACTTAAAGATTCCTCTACAGCTTGCAAAAATTCACTCATTGTTACAGTTAAAGCGTTGGTGATATGACTCAGAACTCTTACAGATGGGCTTTTTAATCCTCGTTCTAGTTGGCTAATATAGGTTCTATGCAGACCTGTAATTTCTGCTAGATACTCTTGAGACCAACCTTTTTCTATACGACGACGTTGTATTTCTAGCCCTAAATTTTGGTCTAGTTTACTTGGTTGCATAGAAACAGGTTAAGGTATTGAATACAAAAGTTCTACAGACTAACGTATTCAATTACGCCAATGGTAGATTTCTCTGATAGTAGTGTTGGCAAAAAACAAAGTATTCCAAGCTTAACTGTAATTAGTGAGGCAGTTTTGTAATGACCACTACCCTACCTCCTATATTCATCTCCACAATCACCAATTAACTTATATAAATCTTTTGACTGCTGAGAAACTGCATCTATTTTCCCTATATCCTCAGCATCTAAATTGAAACTAAATACCCTAGCATTATCTGACAAATGTTCTGCAATTCCTAACCTTGCACCCACAATTACACCCCCAACTGCTGGCTGATTTAAAATGTAATTTACAGCCACATTAGCAATACTCACTTGATGTTTATCAGCGATTTGTTTTAGGGTAGCCAGTAACTCTTGAAATAATCTCCAATTACCCCAGTTAACAATCATTTGTTTGTATTTTCTCAAGCTGGTAGTATTGATTTCTAAGCTTTTTGGTTCTGGTTTACCTAAATATTTTTCTGATAATAAACCACCACAAACACTACCATAAGCAAACAATTTGATATCATTCTCTTGACAGAATTTCACCATATTTACTTGTGGTCTTCTGTCAACTAAGGAAAACTGGACTTGATTAGAAACAATCTTGATTCCTGCTTCTATAATAATTTGCAAATGTTCGGTATCAAAATTAGTTAAAGCTAAATGTTTTATCTTACCTTCAGTTTGCAATTCTGCCATATATTTAAGAGCATCTAAATAATTAGCATCTTGATAATCCCACCAATGGAACTGCATTAAATCTAATGATTTAACATCCATTCTTCTCAAAGAAATATCAATATTTTCCTCGACCAGTTTTTTTGTCATTTTCCCCGCACGAGGAACCCACTTGGTAAAAGCTTGAATATTATTTACCGCTTCTTCTCCCCGATTCGCTATTAATTGACGACGAAACTCACCAATAAAATCTTCTGCTGGTCCATAATGGTCTGCTAAATCCCAGGTTGTAAAACCAGCATCAACATATTGAAACATAGACTCAATGGCAGTTTTGGGGTTAATACGTCCATGTCCACCGGAAACTTGCCACATTCCATTTAAAATTCGGCAAATTTTCAAATCGGGAGTAAATTGTAAATAGCTTTCCTGAGGTAACATCATATTTTTTATATTGTTATTTCCAATCTTTTTCTGCTTGTTCCAAAACATAAGTCGCGACTTTTTTAATTTCCTCTGGTGTTAAACGATCTTTATAAGCTGACATATTATTTTTCCCATTAGTGACAATGGCTGTAATTGCTTCTAAAGAATCCATTTTATATCTTTTAAGTGCATTCTTTTTGAGGTTTTTACCACGTCTAATAATGTTTTCTCCATTAATATGACAACCGGCACAATGGAAACTAAAAATTTCCGCCCCATTCTTTGTCTCTAAAGCGTTAGCGGGTAAGGTGAAATTGATACTCCACAGAAAAA harbors:
- a CDS encoding helix-turn-helix domain-containing protein, which produces MQPSKLDQNLGLEIQRRRIEKGWSQEYLAEITGLHRTYISQLERGLKSPSVRVLSHITNALTVTMSEFLQAVEESLSVDRK
- a CDS encoding aldo/keto reductase — translated: MMLPQESYLQFTPDLKICRILNGMWQVSGGHGRINPKTAIESMFQYVDAGFTTWDLADHYGPAEDFIGEFRRQLIANRGEEAVNNIQAFTKWVPRAGKMTKKLVEENIDISLRRMDVKSLDLMQFHWWDYQDANYLDALKYMAELQTEGKIKHLALTNFDTEHLQIIIEAGIKIVSNQVQFSLVDRRPQVNMVKFCQENDIKLFAYGSVCGGLLSEKYLGKPEPKSLEINTTSLRKYKQMIVNWGNWRLFQELLATLKQIADKHQVSIANVAVNYILNQPAVGGVIVGARLGIAEHLSDNARVFSFNLDAEDIGKIDAVSQQSKDLYKLIGDCGDEYRR
- the petJ gene encoding cytochrome c6 PetJ yields the protein MKKVIILILCTFFLWSINFTLPANALETKNGAEIFSFHCAGCHINGENIIRRGKNLKKNALKRYKMDSLEAITAIVTNGKNNMSAYKDRLTPEEIKKVATYVLEQAEKDWK